The proteins below come from a single Paramormyrops kingsleyae isolate MSU_618 chromosome 25, PKINGS_0.4, whole genome shotgun sequence genomic window:
- the chrna9a gene encoding neuronal acetylcholine receptor subunit alpha-9-I, with the protein MKTFCFILYFTSFLKGGRSAQGRYALKLLNDLMEDYSSALRPVEDTDKALNVTLQITLSQIKDMDERNQVLTAYLWIRQIWHDAYLKWNKDDYDGLEVIRIPSNLVWRPDIVLYNKADDDSSGPADTNVVLRYNGEITWDSPAITKSSCVVDVSYFPFDYQHCNLTFGSWTYNGNQVDVAMGMDSGDLSDYVENVEWECQGMPAVKNVIMYGCCSDPYPDITYTLHLKRRYSFYIYNLLLPCLMISFLAPLGFYLPADSGEKVSLGVTVLLALTVFQLMVAESMPPSDSVPLIGKYYIATMTMITASTALTIFIMNIHFCGAEAKPVPYWAKVLIIDYMSKIFFVYEVGESCGKPQSESSPFHLDEPLVNGELEIQRHRGNRRYHHQSNSEMKGRHSSRAPKTCHYNGREEYQQNGGVSAGASEKLHCPEKIISYTCTCTHHDRIMRNIEYITSCFREQRANCIKGAEWKKVAKVMDRFFMWIFFIMVFLMSILIISKAN; encoded by the exons atgaagaCATTTTGTTTCATCCTATACTTTACATCCTTTTTGAAAG GGGGGCGGTCGGCCCAGGGGAGGTATGCCCTCAAGCTGCTGAACGACCTGATGGAGGACTACTCCAGCGCCCTGCGGCCGGTTGAGGACACGGACAAAGCCCTGAATGTCACCCTGCAGATCACCCTCTCGCAGATCAAGGACATG GACGAGAGGAACCAAGTGCTGACGGCCTACCTGTGGATCCGCCAGATCTGGCACGACGCCTACCTGAAGTGGAACAAAGACGACTACGACGGACTAGAGGTCATCCGCATCCCCAGCAACCTGGTCTGGAGGCCTGACATCGTCCTTTACAATAA GGCTGACGATGACTCCTCTGGACCCGCCGACACCAACGTGGTCCTCCGCTACAACGGCGAGATCACCTGGGACTCTCCGGCCATCACCAAGAGCTCTTGCGTGGTGGACGTGTCCTACTTCCCGTTTGACTATCAGCACTGCAACCTCACGTTCGGCTCCTGGACGTACAACGGCAACCAGGTTGACGTCGCCATGGGCATGGACAGTGGCGACCTGTCCGACTATGTGGAGAACGTGGAGTGGGAGTGCCAGGGCATGCCGGCCGTCAAGAACGTCATCATGTACGGCTGCTGCTCCGATCCCTACCCCGACATCACCTACACGCTGCACCTCAAACGCCGCTACTCCTTCTACATCTACAACCTGCTCCTCCCCTGCCTCATGATCTCCTTCTTGGCTCCACTCGGCTTCTACCTGCCCGCCGACTCTGGGGAGAAGGTGTCCCTGGGGGTCACCGTGCTGCTGGCTCTCACCGTCTTCCAGCTCATGGTGGCTGAGAGCATGCCTCCTTCAGACAGCGTCCCTCTCATTG GTAAGTACTACATAGCAACTATGACCATGATCACAGCTTCCACGGCCCTCACCATCTTCATCATGAACATCCACTTCTGCGGTGCAGAAGCCAAGCCCGTCCCTTACTGGGCCAAGGTACTCATCATCGACTACATGTCCAAGATCTTCTTCGTGTATGAGGTGGGTGAGAGCTGTGGCAAGCCACAGAGCGAGAGCAGTCCCTTCCATCTGGACGAGCCACTGGTCAACGGGGAGCTGGAGATTCAGCGTCACCGTGGCAACAGGCGCTACCATCACCAGAGCAACAGCGAGATGAAAGGGCGCCATTCTTCACGGGCCCCCAAGACATGCCACTATAACGGACGCGAGGAATATCAGCAGAATGGCGGCGTCAGCGCCGGTGCGTCTGAGAAGCTTCACTGCCCGGAGAAGATCATCTCCTACACCTGCACCTGTACCCACCACGACCGAATCATGAGGAACATCGAGTACATCACCAGCTGCTTTAGAGAGCAGAGGGCCAACTGTATCAAAGGCGCCGAGTGGAAGAAGGTGGCCAAGGTCATGGACAGATTCTTCATGTGGATCTTCTTCATCATGGTGTTTCTGATGAGCATCCTAATTATCAGCAAAGCCAATTAA
- the rhoh gene encoding rho-related GTP-binding protein RhoH — MNGMTETSVKCVLVGDSAVGKTALLVRFTSETFPDSYKPTVYENTGVEVFMDGVQISLGLWDTAGNDTFRQIRPMSYQQADVVLLCYSVANLSSYASVRNKWIGEVRAHLPSIPVLVVAMQTDQREMGPQRGNCVTAMEGKRLARDIRAKGYLECSAISNRGIQQVFECAVRTAINQAKKQNRRPLFNINQCKIV, encoded by the coding sequence ATGAACGGCATGACAGAAACCTCAGTCAAGTGCGTACTGGTGGGAGATTCAGCGGTCGGAAAGACAGCCCTCCTGGTTCGGTTCACCTCGGAGACTTTCCCGGATAGCTACAAGCCCACGGTTTACGAGAACACGGGCGTGGAAGTCTTCATGGACGGCGTGCAGATCAGCCTGGGCCTGTGGGACACGGCAGGCAATGACACCTTCCGGCAAATCCGGCCGATGTCCTACCAGCAGGCCGACGTGGTGTTGCTCTGCTACTCGGTGGCCAACTTAAGCTCGTACGCCAGCGTTCGTAATAAGTGGATCGGTGAGGTGCGAGCTCACCTACCCAGCATTCCCGTGCTGGTGGTGGCCATGCAGACCGACCAGCGGGAAATGGGCCCACAGCGGGGGAACTGCGTCACCGCCATGGAGGGCAAGCGGTTGGCGCGGGACATCCGGGCGAAGGGTTATCTGGAGTGCTCGGCGATAAGCAACCGCGGGATCCAACAGGTGTTCGAGTGCGCCGTGCGGACGGCCATCAATCAGGCCAAGAAGCAGAACCGCCGGCCGCTGTTTAACATCAATCAGTGCAAGATCGTTTAG